The following are encoded in a window of Bremerella cremea genomic DNA:
- a CDS encoding RHS repeat domain-containing protein, translated as MADFAYDGLNRRILRDANSLATHFYYNQYWQCLERSGAASTASLQYVWGQRYIDDLALSETSNTRPFYCQDANYNVVAAIEDSGGAIERYAYSLYGSTVVLDGAFSPKSSGLIGNEILYTGRRLDTDTGLYQFRNRYFRSGLGMFLSRDPMGYSDGPGLYEYVGSNPILMLDPMGLSCTESKTQLNYPFPWDESDPPRKWSLLKGKLPIEFDIEASVNCTKKICDEGCGCSLEAQKVTTDCRVNFGLKVQAKIKIRLDTVTAAAGTSVTVGGMFQLSGRIVHGEGGCKDEQYTDLCLNMRGQLFLKCCPVDWSWWGKACGSVKITCDNSICGGGYMPSGTPSSSPFGLEKCSVKITGEACLLGYCQEKTFWNEDDGWL; from the coding sequence GTGGCAGATTTCGCGTACGACGGCCTCAACAGACGAATTTTGCGAGACGCCAACTCGCTTGCCACGCATTTCTACTACAATCAGTACTGGCAGTGCCTCGAACGGAGCGGAGCCGCGAGCACTGCCAGTCTGCAGTACGTGTGGGGACAGCGATACATCGATGATCTCGCTCTCAGTGAAACAAGTAATACGCGTCCTTTCTATTGCCAAGATGCAAACTATAACGTTGTGGCCGCCATTGAAGATTCCGGCGGTGCGATAGAGAGATATGCGTATTCTTTATATGGAAGTACTGTGGTGCTGGACGGCGCGTTTTCTCCCAAGTCTTCGGGACTGATCGGAAACGAAATCCTATACACAGGGAGACGTCTTGATACCGATACAGGACTGTATCAGTTTAGGAATCGCTACTTCCGCTCAGGGCTAGGTATGTTCCTGTCTAGGGATCCAATGGGCTACAGCGATGGCCCGGGATTATATGAGTATGTCGGCAGCAATCCAATCCTGATGCTAGATCCAATGGGACTGTCGTGCACTGAGAGCAAGACGCAGCTCAACTACCCATTCCCTTGGGATGAAAGCGATCCACCTCGCAAATGGAGTCTGCTTAAAGGGAAGTTGCCGATCGAGTTCGACATTGAGGCAAGTGTAAACTGCACGAAGAAGATTTGCGATGAAGGATGCGGTTGCTCGCTGGAGGCTCAGAAAGTTACCACAGACTGCAGGGTCAATTTCGGCCTTAAAGTGCAGGCAAAGATTAAGATAAGACTCGACACTGTAACGGCTGCAGCAGGGACATCCGTCACAGTTGGCGGGATGTTTCAGCTGTCAGGTCGTATTGTTCACGGCGAAGGAGGTTGCAAGGATGAGCAATATACGGATCTGTGTCTTAATATGCGTGGACAACTGTTTCTAAAGTGTTGTCCCGTTGATTGGAGTTGGTGGGGAAAGGCATGTGGCAGTGTTAAAATTACATGCGATAACAGTATTTGCGGTGGTGGGTACATGCCAAGCGGCACGCCCAGTTCTTCTCCGTTCGGCTTAGAGAAGTGCTCGGTTAAAATAACAGGTGAAGCGTGTCTGCTAGGGTACTGCCAGGAAAAAACCTTTTGGAATGAAGACGATGGGTGGTTGTAG